In Spirochaetota bacterium, the genomic window ATAACGCTTCGTTCGGAAAGCGGCACCGTTGAGCAGAAGCGCGGCATGTTCGCCGTCGTCAAGTAAGCGTTCTATTTCAGCTGCCCGAGCAGATCATTGAGCGATACGCTCGCGAACCCTATCGCCTTATCGGCGATGCCGTACGGTATGATAAGCCGCCCTGCATGTACGATGGAGCCGCAGGTGTACACGACATTGGGGACATACCCGATGCGCTCATTGCCCTCCGGGGATATGAGCGGTTCATCCAGACGACCGATGACGCGCGTCGGATCGTCCTTATCGAGGAGCATGGCGCCGATGGAATATTTCCTGAGCGTTCCGACGCCATGCGTGAGCACGAGCCACCCCGCATCGGTCTCGATCGGAGAGCCGCAATTGCCGATCTGTATGAATTCCCAGGGTGCCGCCGGCCGCGCAATGAGCGTCGCCTCGTGCCAGAAATGCAGATGGTCCGAGAACATGATATAGATGTTCTCATTATCCTGCCGCGAGAGCATGGCATAGCGTCCGCTGATCTTCCGCGGAAAGAGCGCCATCCCCTTGTTCTCCACCACTTTCCCATTGAGCGTTATCATCTTGAAATGCCGAAAATCCCTTGTCTCGATTATCTGCGGAAGTATTATCTTTCCGTCGTACGCCGTATAGGTCGCATAGTATACGATCGAACCGTCATCATCGGTGAAACGCACGAAGCGCGCATCCTCGATGCCGTTCTGCTCCGTGGGTGATGAGGGGAATATCAGCCGCTCCGATATATCGGTATGCTCGTCGAATTGTATCTCATAATTCGAACGGGCGAGCCATATCATCTTCTCGGCGGTAAGCATGTCGGCCTGCGTATCACGCGAGCGCTCGGTGTGCGCGACCGTTGCGGAAAGTTCATCGAGCGTGAAATGGTCGTGCAGCGGGAGTATGGCCTCCCGCATGAAATTATTCCAGAACCCCATCTCGCGTAATTTATCGACGAACGCTTTTTTCTCGTACCGGGCGTTCTTCACGAGCTCCGCCCGGGCGACCGCACGCGATACCGCCTCCACCGTGACCGTGCCGTTACTGTTAAGCATGCCGGTGCGGAACGATATCGATGACACATGTCCTTCCCCGACCGAACGCGCGCTCATGATATAGCGCAGCGCACCCTCGCGGACGCCGCTCTGATCGGGATGTATGACGACAGACGGGTTGAACAACGCCGCGGATTCGAACGAATACTCGCAGGTGAAATACGCGCCGATGAGCCGGCTGCATTCGGTCGAAATCCCGTCGCC contains:
- a CDS encoding glycoside hydrolase family 130 protein, which encodes MKRAIKVTRIVSPMLVPDSARIVIRPFMPPNEERIRRVIAHVRSLDTREVHEEISRLTAEFGTYNRRLPAMFDRHFSLVEPYAGDGISTECSRLIGAYFTCEYSFESAALFNPSVVIHPDQSGVREGALRYIMSARSVGEGHVSSISFRTGMLNSNGTVTVEAVSRAVARAELVKNARYEKKAFVDKLREMGFWNNFMREAILPLHDHFTLDELSATVAHTERSRDTQADMLTAEKMIWLARSNYEIQFDEHTDISERLIFPSSPTEQNGIEDARFVRFTDDDGSIVYYATYTAYDGKIILPQIIETRDFRHFKMITLNGKVVENKGMALFPRKISGRYAMLSRQDNENIYIMFSDHLHFWHEATLIARPAAPWEFIQIGNCGSPIETDAGWLVLTHGVGTLRKYSIGAMLLDKDDPTRVIGRLDEPLISPEGNERIGYVPNVVYTCGSIVHAGRLIIPYGIADKAIGFASVSLNDLLGQLK